The sequence TATTATTAGTTTAGGAAATAATATTAATGAATTAAAATTTGATGGTTATGTAACTTTAAATGGACAATACTGTTTTACTGATAATAAAGTTATTTATAAAAAAAGTATATGCAAAGAGGATATTATAAAATTAGTTGAGTTTTTAAAAACTTCAAATTATCCTTGTGCTTTCATTGAGGAAAAAGAGTATATGTATATTAATCATATCAATGATGATGTAAAATCTGTACTTAAAAGTGTTAATGTACCACTTCCTAATGTTAAAGATATCTCTAGAGCTTTAAAAAATGAGATTTTTCAGTTAAATCCATATATTCCACCAGAAAAAGATCATATTTTTATGGAGATATTAAAAAATTGTGATCTAACTAGATGGAATCCTCTATTTTCAGATATTATTCCTGCTGGTGGAGGAAAACATATTGCTATTGAAAAAGTTAGAGAATTTTATGGTTATTCTAAAGAGGAAACAATGGCTTTTGGTGATGGTGAAAATGATATAACCATGCTTTCAAATGTAGGTATAGGAGTAGCTATGGGAAATGCAAATGAAGCTGTAAAAAAAGTAGCTGATTATATTACTACTTCTGTTGATGAGGATGGAATATATAATGCCTTAAAACATTTTTCTATCATTTAAAAAATAAATTTTTATTTCTTTATTATTTTATGAAAAAGCAATATTAATACTTTGAAAATAAAAGAACAAAAAAACTCGTTTTAAAACAAAAATAATTTTTATTAAATGTTTTTACAAAAAATTTTATATTTATTTATAAAAATATTATGAAATATTCAATTTTTATGATAAAATAAATATGTGTTGTTAATTTATTAAATATATAATTTCTCTGGGGAGTGATCATTGTGGATTTACATTATTTAAAAATATTCTATGAAGTTGCTAAGGAAAAAAGTTTTACTAAAGCTGCTAGTAAATTATATATAAATCAATCTGCTGTATCTATTCAAGTAAAAAAGTTTGAAGAAATTCTTAATGCAAAACTTTTTGATAGAAGTTCAAAAAAGATAAAACTTACATATACAGGAGAAGCTCTTTATAAAATGGCTGAAGATATTTTTGATAAAGTAAAAAGAGCTGAAAAAGAGATATCTAGAATTATAGATTTAGATAGAGCTAGAATCTCAATTGGAGCTACTTCAGTTATTGGTGAACCACTTCTTCCTAAACTTATGAAGGGATTCTCTCAAGCTCATGAAGAGATTGAATATGATATTACTATTGCTGAAAAATCATGGCTTTTAAAACTTTTAAAAGAGGGAGATCTTGATATTCTAATTATTGACGAAGAGCATATCACAGATTCTAACCTTGAAGTTTTAACTATAGAGAAGATGCCGTATGTTCTTGTTAGTAAAAAAGAGTATCATAGTATGGAAAGTGTTTCAAAAGATCCTCTTATAACTCGTGAAACTATTCCTAATAACAATGAAGCTATTGCTGTTATTGAAGATAAATACAGAATCTCTTTTGATTCAAAAATATCAGTTTTAGGAAACCTTGAAGTTATAAAAGGAATGGTTAGAGAGGAGATTGGAAACGTT is a genomic window of uncultured Fusobacterium sp. containing:
- a CDS encoding Cof-type HAD-IIB family hydrolase, whose translation is MIKAIFFDIDGTLVSFKTHRVPQSTIDALNMLRKKGIKIFIATGRHPSIISLGNNINELKFDGYVTLNGQYCFTDNKVIYKKSICKEDIIKLVEFLKTSNYPCAFIEEKEYMYINHINDDVKSVLKSVNVPLPNVKDISRALKNEIFQLNPYIPPEKDHIFMEILKNCDLTRWNPLFSDIIPAGGGKHIAIEKVREFYGYSKEETMAFGDGENDITMLSNVGIGVAMGNANEAVKKVADYITTSVDEDGIYNALKHFSII
- a CDS encoding LysR family transcriptional regulator yields the protein MDLHYLKIFYEVAKEKSFTKAASKLYINQSAVSIQVKKFEEILNAKLFDRSSKKIKLTYTGEALYKMAEDIFDKVKRAEKEISRIIDLDRARISIGATSVIGEPLLPKLMKGFSQAHEEIEYDITIAEKSWLLKLLKEGDLDILIIDEEHITDSNLEVLTIEKMPYVLVSKKEYHSMESVSKDPLITRETIPNNNEAIAVIEDKYRISFDSKISVLGNLEVIKGMVREEIGNVILPMYAVHKEIKSGEFKVIYTVNEVKDGYQVVITKDKKSLIQIIKFINFIQDYQIQY